The region ATGAAAGTGCTGCGGACGGTGTGGGGGCATACCCGGCTGCTCAGCCGGCTCGCGCTCCTCAAATGGCGCGAGGGTGGGCGGCGGCCGCAGCCAGCGACGGCGGCCGCTGAGCCCGGGGCCGACAGCGGGGTCGACCCCGAGCAGGCCGCGCTCAGCCATGTCTAGCGTGGGCGTCGTGGGCGGCGGCATGCTGGGGCTCACCCTGGCGATGCGGCTCCGGGGGCTGGGGCATCATGTGACGGTGCTGGAGGCGGCGCGAGAGGGCGGCGGCCTCGCGGCGGCGGCCCGCCTTGGCGACTACACCTGGGACCGGTTCTATCATGTGATCCTGCTCTCGGACCGGAACCTCCTCGCGCTGCTGGACGAGATCGGTCTCGG is a window of Gemmatimonadales bacterium DNA encoding:
- a CDS encoding NAD(P)-binding protein, whose amino-acid sequence is MSSVGVVGGGMLGLTLAMRLRGLGHHVTVLEAAREGGGLAAAARLGDYTWDRFYHVILLSDRNLLALLDEIGLG